A window of Zavarzinella sp. contains these coding sequences:
- a CDS encoding L-lactate permease — MFLLEMIPLVLLLGLVVFARWPLNRAAPLSLAAMVVYRLVQQNLIIAAPLKGLLVGIDICLILVGAMAFLEHLKSNGQITQIQEELGRMTTNKVVQALLLAWIFGSFVEGISGFGTPAMLIAPLMVALGFRPLSAVVVCLLANSTAVIFGAVGTPVTVGFEGLFTDAGFVRKAALVSLLSSWLIPFFIVRSIVKLEELPGVSFREQIRLSMLFAVVFLVPFYLCARWAYEFASIIAPLIALFIILGIYKHPHPRRLILAMKAYFIVIVLLILSRILLGKVTETINLGSGLSHTLRLNNPGIVFLLYVLAARGQRHIRSTLTKLSRVFVAVSSLACLSYLYFVSGFFHEIVDQVGRQLYFLLAIPLGAVGSFLAGSATVSNLFFANLIPTVYALHQLDPQILLMMQLLGAGAGNMIALQNMAAVQAAVSLHDQENRILKQTLIPCLIYIALMVLWARLLYF, encoded by the coding sequence ATGTTCTTACTTGAAATGATCCCCTTGGTGCTACTTCTGGGGCTGGTGGTATTTGCTCGCTGGCCGCTGAACCGTGCTGCACCTCTTTCGCTGGCAGCGATGGTCGTCTACCGCCTTGTTCAGCAGAATTTAATTATTGCCGCACCACTGAAAGGGTTGTTGGTGGGGATCGATATCTGCCTGATCCTGGTGGGAGCGATGGCCTTTCTGGAGCATTTGAAAAGCAACGGTCAAATTACGCAGATTCAGGAAGAACTGGGGCGTATGACCACCAACAAAGTGGTGCAGGCCTTATTGCTGGCGTGGATTTTCGGCTCTTTTGTTGAAGGAATTTCCGGTTTTGGGACACCGGCGATGTTGATTGCCCCACTCATGGTGGCCTTGGGCTTTCGCCCACTGAGTGCCGTGGTGGTCTGTCTGCTGGCGAACAGCACCGCAGTGATCTTTGGTGCGGTCGGCACGCCCGTCACCGTCGGTTTTGAGGGATTATTTACCGATGCGGGCTTTGTGCGCAAAGCGGCATTGGTTTCACTGCTCTCTTCCTGGCTGATCCCCTTTTTCATTGTGCGAAGCATTGTGAAGCTGGAAGAATTGCCAGGAGTGTCCTTCCGAGAACAAATCCGCCTCAGCATGCTTTTCGCGGTCGTCTTTCTGGTGCCGTTTTACCTCTGTGCACGGTGGGCCTACGAATTTGCTTCGATCATCGCCCCGCTGATCGCACTGTTCATCATTCTCGGCATTTACAAGCACCCCCACCCACGGCGGCTGATTCTGGCAATGAAAGCCTATTTTATTGTGATTGTGCTATTAATTCTAAGCCGAATCCTGCTCGGAAAAGTAACCGAAACCATCAACTTAGGCAGTGGCTTGTCGCATACCCTACGGCTGAATAATCCAGGAATTGTGTTTCTGTTGTATGTGCTTGCCGCACGTGGGCAGCGACATATTCGCAGCACTCTGACGAAATTGAGTCGCGTCTTCGTTGCGGTCAGTTCGCTGGCCTGTCTGAGCTATCTATATTTTGTTTCCGGCTTTTTTCACGAAATTGTGGATCAGGTGGGTCGACAGCTCTATTTCCTGCTGGCAATCCCACTTGGGGCGGTTGGCTCTTTTCTTGCCGGCAGTGCGACCGTGTCCAACCTGTTTTTCGCTAATCTGATCCCCACAGTGTATGCGTTGCACCAGCTTGATCCGCAAATTCTGTTGATGATGCAACTACTGGGTGCAGGTGCGGGAAATATGATTGCCCTGCAGAATATGGCAGCGGTACAGGCGGCAGTCTCGTTGCACGATCAGGAAAACCGAATTTTGAAACAAACGCTGATTCCCTGCCTGATCTACATTGCCCTGATGGTGCTGTGGGCCCGCCTGCTGTACTTTTGA
- a CDS encoding threonine/serine dehydratase, which yields MLTIEMIQAAKKQLEPYLSKTPLLYNTTLSTYFGAKVSLKLECFQKTGSFKPRGAFNKMLSLAPEQKQHGVVAVSGGNHAQGVAFAASTLGIDAVVCMPSSTPENYLAATRSYGATVLLTENIHAAFRRADELQQEGRTLVHPFDDPLVAAGQGTIGLEILEDAPDATHVVVSIGGGGLFAGVGTALRAANPHIKLTGVETSGADAMAHAFAAGQPVELPAITSIARTLGAPKVSPMTLHMARQFTKEIQVVSDADTVKWLVFLLERAKVLAEPAAACCLAAADRLKGSFQPTDHLVILICGGNAALSDLCGWKEMLK from the coding sequence ATGCTGACCATTGAAATGATCCAGGCTGCGAAAAAGCAGCTGGAGCCCTATCTTTCCAAAACACCCTTGTTATATAACACCACGTTGAGCACGTACTTTGGTGCCAAAGTATCCTTGAAATTAGAATGTTTTCAGAAAACAGGCTCGTTCAAGCCACGTGGGGCATTCAACAAAATGCTGTCGCTGGCACCGGAACAGAAACAGCACGGCGTTGTCGCTGTCAGTGGGGGGAACCATGCTCAGGGAGTTGCTTTCGCGGCCAGCACGTTAGGAATTGATGCCGTTGTGTGCATGCCAAGCTCCACGCCAGAGAATTATCTGGCCGCTACCCGCAGTTACGGTGCCACTGTTTTGCTGACGGAAAACATCCATGCAGCGTTTCGGCGTGCCGATGAACTGCAGCAGGAAGGCAGAACACTCGTCCATCCGTTTGATGATCCACTGGTGGCTGCGGGTCAGGGAACGATCGGTCTGGAAATTCTGGAAGACGCACCCGATGCTACACATGTGGTGGTCAGTATTGGTGGAGGTGGATTATTTGCCGGCGTGGGGACGGCGTTGCGTGCTGCCAACCCCCACATAAAGTTGACTGGCGTGGAAACGTCGGGTGCGGATGCGATGGCCCACGCATTTGCAGCCGGGCAGCCAGTCGAATTGCCTGCAATCACCTCAATTGCCCGCACCCTGGGTGCACCGAAAGTCTCGCCGATGACACTGCATATGGCCAGACAGTTTACGAAGGAAATCCAGGTTGTTTCTGATGCAGATACAGTGAAGTGGCTGGTGTTTCTGCTGGAACGTGCCAAAGTTCTGGCAGAACCTGCCGCTGCCTGTTGTCTGGCTGCAGCAGATCGCTTGAAAGGCAGTTTTCAGCCCACAGATCATTTGGTGATCTTAATTTGTGGGGGCAACGCAGCATTGTCTGATCTTTGTGGGTGGAAGGAGATGCTGAAGTAA